A section of the Malania oleifera isolate guangnan ecotype guangnan chromosome 2, ASM2987363v1, whole genome shotgun sequence genome encodes:
- the LOC131149214 gene encoding hypothetical protein At1g04090-like, translating into MAFSALILLLPLLLWSRLSFKSSTLMVNCLTDHQIFKNQKALPIDTPFQLPSPLPQWPSGIGFANGIIDLGEGLLVRQISSFTKVWNIREGGDDNLGASFFEPPPTPAPDGFFMLGSYAQPNNKPLFGSLLVAKDSTTSSAAPALRPPLDYTLLWSSTSSRLKTDGPGFFWTPMPPAGYIPLGVVVTTSPQKPPLDKVRCVRANLTDTAETDNVIWGQGSAVNLFSLRPRLRGTQAPGLAIGTFIANLSNNPATSIACLKNTNPNRFSAMPNLNQIKALLQVYSPLVHFHSKEQYLPSSVSWFFTNGALLYTRGRELNPDRVDPTGANLPLGGSNDGAYWLDLPVDGAVKEMVKKGNLQSFEAYVHVKPVNGGSVTDLAMWLFYPFNGPGKVRIEKFDVELGRAGEHVGDWEQVTLRVSNFNGQLQSVFFSQHNKGMKVSAPELEFENGNKVAVYASLDGHASYPHPGVVLLGSKLKVGVKNETDGGGSTVDTGAKYAVIAADYLGTTVVSPPWVNYMRKWGPKITYDIWDEINRAVKWLPKFLRNKLLDFLKKLPRELLEQDGPTGPKEKSSWDGDEF; encoded by the exons ATGGCTTTCAGTGCCCTCATCCTCCTCCTACCACTTCTCCTTTGGTCGAGACTTTCTTTCAAAAGCTCAACATTAATGGTGAATTGCCTCACTGATCATCAAATCTTCAAGAACCAGAAGGCCCTGCCCATTGACACCCCCTTCCAGCTTCCTTCTCCATTACCCCAATGGCCCTctg GGATAGGTTTCGCGAATGGAATAATTGATCTAGGAGAAGGGCTGCTGGTGCGTCAAATTTCATCTTTCACCAAAGTTTGGAACATCAGAGAAGGCGGCGATGACAATCTCGGCGCCTCATTCTTCGAACCTCCTCCGACTCCGGCCCCCGACGGATTCTTCATGCTGGGTTCCTACGCCCAACCCAACAACAAGCCTCTCTTCGGCTCCCTCCTCGTCGCCAAAGACTCCACCACCAGCAGCGCAGCTCCAGCCCTAAGGCCGCCGCTCGACTACACTCTCCTCTGGAGCAGCACCTCTTCCAGACTCAAAACCGACGGGCCCGGCTTCTTCTGGACCCCAATGCCTCCCGCCGGCTACATCCCCCTCGGAGTTGTCGTCACCACATCGCCGCAAAAGCCTCCCCTCGACAAAGTCCGCTGCGTCCGGGCCAATCTCACCGACACCGCCGAGACCGACAATGTCATCTGGGGACAAGGCTCCGCCGTCAACCTCTTCAGCTTGAGACCAAGACTCAGAGGAACCCAAGCTCCCGGCCTCGCCATAGGCACATTTATCGCCAATCTCAGCAACAATCCGGCGACCTCCATAGCCTGCTTGAAGAACACAAACCCAAATCGCTTCTCTGCCATGCCCAACCTCAACCAAATCAAAGCCCTCCTTCAAGTTTACTCTCCGCTAGTTCACTTCCATTCTAAAGAACAATACCTCCCTTCTTCGGTCTCCTGGTTTTTCACCAATGGAGCTCTGCTTTACACCAGAGGGCGAGAGTTGAACCCGGATCGGGTCGACCCGACGGGCGCCAACCTCCCGCTGGGCGGCTCCAACGACGGCGCCTACTGGTTGGACCTCCCCGTCGACGGAGCCGTGAAGGAAATGGTGAAGAAAGGAAACTTACAAAGCTTCGAGGCGTACGTACACGTAAAGCCGGTGAACGGCGGGAGCGTCACCGATCTGGCGATGTGGCTGTTCTACCCTTTCAACGGGCCGGGAAAGGTGAGAATCGAGAAGTTTGACGTGGAATTGGGCAGAGCCGGAGAACACGTTGGCGACTGGGAGCAGGTGACTTTGAGGGTGAGCAATTTCAACGGGCAGTTGCAGAGCGTCTTTTTTTCTCAGCACAATAAAGGGATGAAGGTGTCGGCGCCGGAGCTTGAGTTCGAGAACGGGAACAAGGTGGCGGTATACGCGTCGCTGGACGGGCACGCCTCGTACCCTCATCCGGGGGTGGTTTTGCTGGGGAGTAAGCTGAAAGTCGGAGTCAAGAACGAGACAGACGGGGGCGGCTCGACGGTGGACACGGGGGCGAAATACGCGGTGATCGCCGCCGACTACTTGGGGACGACGGTTGTTTCGCCCCCGTGGGTGAATTATATGAGAAAGTGGGGTCCGAAAATCACGTACGACATTTGGGACGAGATCAACAGGGCGGTGAAATGGTTGCCGAAATTTCTGAGAAATAAATTACTGGACTTTTTGAAGAAGTTGCCCAGGGAACTGTTGGAGCAGGATGGGCCGACTGGCCCTAAGGAAAAATCCAGCTGGGATGGAGATGAGTTTTGA